GCGCCAGTCGGTCTCGGTCACGACGAAGGTCATCGTGCCGCCGCCGGAGCCGTCCTTGGTGTAGATCTCCGAGACCCGGCCGCTGCTGGTCAGCACGTCGCCGACCAGGACGGGGCGGTGGTAGACGAACTCCTCCTCGCCGTGGAGGATCAGGCCGCCGTCGGCCGTCAGCTCGCCGATGATCGCCCACATCGGATGCTCCCCGCCGGCGTCGTCGGGCTGGAGCTCGGGGAAGGCGCCCCAGTGGTGCATGGCCATCGGCCAGGTCGGGGGCGTCGGGATCGCGTCGAACCCGGCCTCGGCAGCCGCGCCGGGGTCGCGGAAGACCGGGTCGTCGTCGGTCACCGCCTCCGCGAAGGCCGCGACGGGACCGCGCTCCACCACGACGGTCTGCGGCGGGAGGCTCGCGCCCACGTACCGGTCGACGCTCATACCCTCGCTCTCCCCGCTCATCGCTCGACCGCCGCGGTCGCCGATCCGACGACCACCTCGTCGCCGTCGCCGTTGACCAGCGCGCACTCGAGGTCCACCAGGCACTCGCCGTCCTGCTCGCGCTTCCCGGTGACCACGACGCGCGTCGTGAGCTCGTCCCCGGGCCAGGTCTGCGCCTTGAAGCGGACCTTGTAGCGACGCAGCGCCCCGGGGCCCACCCAGTCGGTCAGCGCCCGGCCCACGATGCCCATCGACAGCATCCCGTGGCCGAACACGCTCGGCTGCCCGGCCTCCTTGGCCTTGACCTCGTCGTGGTGCATCGGGTTGAAGTCGCCCGATGCGCCGGCGTACCGCACCAGGTCGGTGCGCGTCAGCGTGTGCGTCACCGCGGGGGCCGTGTCGCCCTCGGCGATCTCGTCGAACCTCACGGGGCAGCCTCCATCTGACGGGTCGTCAGGTCACTGGCGTCCAGACGCTACCGTTCCGCCGGCCGACACTCCAGACGGGAGGCGCGCATGGACCGCTTCGAGACGATCGGCCTCCGGATCGACGAGCACGTCGCCCACGTGACACTGGACCGGCCCGACGTGATGAACGCGTTCGACGGGCGCATGCTCGAGGAGCTGCGGACCGTGTGGCGCAGCCTGCGTGAGGACGATGCGGTGCGCTGCGTCGTGCTCGACGCCTCTGGGGACGCGTTCTGCACCGGGGTGGACCGCGACGCCGCGCTGGGCGAGGACGCCGACATGGCGATCGGCGAGGTCGGGGGACCGTTCCACTTCGACGACCCCGGGGCCTGGCTCGGCCCGAAGGCGAACGATCTGTGGAAGCCGGTGGTGGCCGCCGTCCAGGGCATCGCGTGCGGCGGGGCGTTCTACCTCCTCGGCGAGGTCGACGTGATCATCGCCTCGGAGGACGCGACCTTCTTCGATCCGCACGTCACCTACGGCATGGCCGCGGTGTTCGAGTCCGTCCACATGGCCCAGCGCATGCCGCTGGGTGAGGTCCTGCGCATGCAGCTGATGGGGGCGCACGAGCGTATGTCGGCGGAGCGCGCCCACCAGATCGGGTTCGTCAGCGAGGTCGTCGCGCGCGACGACCTGGCCGAGGCAGCCGGCCGCGTCGCCAGGACGATCGCGTCCCAGCCGCCGCTGGCCGTGCAGGGCACCCTGCGGTCGGTGTGGACCGCGGCGGAGCTGTCGCGCTCCCAGGCGCTCGACGCGGCCATCCCGCTGATCAGTGCCGGCAATAGCGAGGAGGCCCTGGCGATGGGCCAGCAGCGCTTCGAGCGGGGCGAGCGGGTCGAGTGGCGCCTGCGCTGACGCGAAGACGTGTCCGTCACGGGTGGGCCAGACGTCAGAGGCTGACGTACCGCTCGTGGTCGAGCAGCGAGCGTTTGAGGTCGAGACCGCCACCGAAGCCGGTGAGGGAGCCGTCGCTGCCGATGACCCGATGGCAGGGGACGATGATCGGCACCGGGTTGCGTCCGATCGCGCCCCCGACGGCCCGGACCGCCCGGGGACGTCCGATGTCGCGGGCGACGTCGCCGTAGGTGCTGGTGTGCCCGTACGGGATCTCGGTGAGTTGCCGCCAGA
This Actinomycetota bacterium DNA region includes the following protein-coding sequences:
- a CDS encoding enoyl-CoA hydratase/isomerase family protein, which encodes MDRFETIGLRIDEHVAHVTLDRPDVMNAFDGRMLEELRTVWRSLREDDAVRCVVLDASGDAFCTGVDRDAALGEDADMAIGEVGGPFHFDDPGAWLGPKANDLWKPVVAAVQGIACGGAFYLLGEVDVIIASEDATFFDPHVTYGMAAVFESVHMAQRMPLGEVLRMQLMGAHERMSAERAHQIGFVSEVVARDDLAEAAGRVARTIASQPPLAVQGTLRSVWTAAELSRSQALDAAIPLISAGNSEEALAMGQQRFERGERVEWRLR
- a CDS encoding MaoC family dehydratase N-terminal domain-containing protein, giving the protein MSVDRYVGASLPPQTVVVERGPVAAFAEAVTDDDPVFRDPGAAAEAGFDAIPTPPTWPMAMHHWGAFPELQPDDAGGEHPMWAIIGELTADGGLILHGEEEFVYHRPVLVGDVLTSSGRVSEIYTKDGSGGGTMTFVVTETDWRDEDGEPVVTEIRTIIHRG
- a CDS encoding dehydratase: MRFDEIAEGDTAPAVTHTLTRTDLVRYAGASGDFNPMHHDEVKAKEAGQPSVFGHGMLSMGIVGRALTDWVGPGALRRYKVRFKAQTWPGDELTTRVVVTGKREQDGECLVDLECALVNGDGDEVVVGSATAAVER